The nucleotide sequence GCCATAACCGCAGTAAAAACAGTTATTAATACAGTAATTGCTCAAATAAAGCGGCGCAAACAGCACCAGCCGCTTACCGTATATTTTCTGCTTGATCTCCAGCGCAGCGGCAAACATCTTTTCCAGCAATGCTTCATCTTCCAACTGAATTAAAGCGGCCACTTCCCGGGCAGTCAATCCTTTTGCCCCTCTGGCTTTTTCGATAATTCCCTCCAGTTGACTCTTGGGAAGCGAGGCTGTTTCTGACAATAACGAGTGGATAAAAGGTTCATCGATAAAGTCGCCTGCATACTTCTTGTCCATTTCCATACTCCTTTCGTGGTTAGTACTGCCCGCAAAAGAGAAAAGTTAATCCCCGGTAAAAATTTTTACGCCGATCAACAGAAAAACCTTCCCTAGGGAAGGTTTTTGACAAAGCTAAATTCTTCACCCCTAGGAGCAGAGAATATCCTCTTTACCGCAGGTAGTTCTAAACCTTCCTCCCGGTAAGGCGTACCCTGCCGGTCAGAATTTGTATTTAATTAATTATAGCTCCAAATATTTCCAATGTCAAGTGCTGTATCCCCTAAACGACATGGGAAGACGAGTATAAACAGTAGATAAACAGCAGCTTGCTATTTGACATTATCCTGTATTTATTATATAATAAAAAAACAGCGCGGGGTGGAGCAGCTGGCAGCTCGTCGGGCTCATAACCCGAAGGTCACAGGTTCAAATCCTGTCCCCGCAACCAAAATAATTCATTCTTTAATGCAACGGATGCAGGAAGATGTTTATAAAGAAGTAAATTCCGCCTGGCAGTGTAATAATGCTGCCGGGCTTTTTTTATTTTTGTCAAGGGGAAGGGAGTGATGATATCGATTTTTTATGCTTTTAAAACAATACCGCGATTAAAATAAATTAGGCAGCAAGAAAATTTGCTAAAAACAGAAAAATTTGTAAATGGTGGAAGGTATCTTTCGCTGATTGTCAAAAAGAATAATTATATAAGTTATTAAGTTTACCAGCGTCAAAACAAGAACGAATAGGGGTGTCATACATGGAAGATATTTTATTCGTTGCTCCATCCTCTTATGTGGCTAATTCCGCAGCAAAGGTAATATCTGAAATGAGGTTGCAAATACCGGTTGAAGTTAAAAATATGCAGGAAGCGATAGCTGTGGCCGAGAGATACCCAGATGTCAAGATTATAATCAGTCGGGGTGGCACGGCTGAAATCATAAAAGCACAGACAGATAAAACAGTAATCGGCCTTAAAGCCTCAATCAGTGATTTGCTAGACCCGATTCATAAGGTTGCAAGCAAAGAAATCGATAAAATTGGTATAGTGGCAAATTATCATCTTATTGATGATAGTGTACAGGACCTCAAGCTAGTAAACTGTGATCTCTACTTTCGGCCATGGCGTAACGAGAACGATTTAGAACAAGTTTTTCAGGAATTTTCTCGCCTTGGAGTGAAAGGGATTGTGGGCGATACGGTGGGAGCAAAATTTGCTGAAAAGCTAGGTCTTCCCACCGAAATGCTTGATTCGGGGGAAATTTCAGTTAAAAAAGCGATAAAAGAAGCTGTCAGAATTTCTGAGGCACAGCAGTCGGATCGTTTGCGTGCTCAGGAACGGGCGCAGCAAATTGCACATTACTCTACCGACATCTATTCGGCGATTGAACAAGCTGCAGCTGCAGTAGAAGAGTTAACAGCTTCTTCACAGGAGTTAGCCACTACAAGTTTAAAAACGGCTGATGTGTCAAATCAAGCTACGAAAGAGGTCCGTAA is from Veillonellales bacterium and encodes:
- a CDS encoding PrpR N-terminal domain-containing protein, with amino-acid sequence MEDILFVAPSSYVANSAAKVISEMRLQIPVEVKNMQEAIAVAERYPDVKIIISRGGTAEIIKAQTDKTVIGLKASISDLLDPIHKVASKEIDKIGIVANYHLIDDSVQDLKLVNCDLYFRPWRNENDLEQVFQEFSRLGVKGIVGDTVGAKFAEKLGLPTEMLDSGEISVKKAIKEAVRISEAQQSDRLRAQERAQQIAHYSTDIYSAIEQAAAAVEELTASSQELATTSLKTADVSNQATKEVRNTVEIVEMISRVAQQSNLLGLNAAIEAARAGELGRGFSVVAEEVRKLANESNESAKKIKDILDNLESCVTKVVSDIAQSNVITQEQAKATQSIAQMLEGLRDVGQKLMDMAEIQTK